The following are encoded together in the Deltaproteobacteria bacterium genome:
- a CDS encoding Gfo/Idh/MocA family oxidoreductase, whose product MKAAVIGLGPHGRRVVQAVRQIDGLELVAVVDLSQEALDAVDLPESVSRFKSVDDLVAGAEIDVCCIATTGPSHRSLVESALKTGAKYLMIEKPMGCSIAECDEISTLAAEAGARIAVSHGRRYHPYYRWLRERFASGEWGEIRGLYFQCPGIGLGCKAIHWFDLMTYLVGRTPTRVTGWVDEPKGKNPRGDQFVDPGGMVVMEFGESCRAVIHQVEDGVGPLCLEATLTAARVRADEKLNQSEIIVTDPNFKPTPGKYREYSNVELPAGLSVRCDIIQMTQAVIEDLISDEPICSDAKAGMQSVEVLVAAYLSSNNENRPVNLPVDSTEGRSLWLPVT is encoded by the coding sequence TGAAAGCAGCTGTAATTGGTCTTGGCCCTCATGGCCGCCGTGTGGTTCAAGCAGTTCGTCAGATTGATGGATTAGAACTCGTTGCGGTCGTTGACCTTTCCCAAGAAGCTCTCGATGCAGTGGATTTACCCGAGAGCGTGAGCCGATTCAAAAGCGTGGATGATTTAGTGGCAGGCGCCGAAATCGATGTTTGCTGTATTGCTACCACGGGTCCAAGCCATCGAAGTCTGGTTGAGTCTGCTCTAAAAACAGGCGCGAAGTATCTCATGATTGAAAAACCTATGGGTTGTTCAATTGCCGAGTGCGATGAAATCAGTACGTTGGCCGCAGAAGCCGGGGCCCGAATCGCTGTGAGTCATGGGCGCCGATATCATCCTTATTATCGCTGGCTGCGAGAACGCTTTGCTTCAGGGGAGTGGGGAGAGATTCGGGGACTTTATTTTCAGTGCCCTGGTATCGGACTCGGCTGTAAGGCAATTCACTGGTTTGACTTGATGACATACCTGGTTGGTCGTACTCCCACGCGAGTTACGGGTTGGGTCGATGAGCCTAAAGGGAAAAACCCTCGAGGTGATCAGTTCGTCGACCCCGGCGGTATGGTGGTGATGGAATTTGGGGAGAGTTGCCGGGCGGTTATTCACCAGGTTGAAGATGGCGTTGGTCCTCTTTGCCTGGAAGCAACATTGACTGCGGCCCGAGTTCGGGCGGATGAGAAGCTGAATCAGTCTGAAATTATTGTGACTGACCCAAATTTTAAGCCAACACCAGGCAAGTATCGGGAATACAGTAATGTGGAATTGCCAGCGGGTTTATCAGTTCGGTGCGATATCATTCAAATGACTCAAGCGGTGATTGAAGACCTCATTTCTGATGAGCCAATTTGCAGTGACGCCAAGGCCGGCATGCAGTCGGTTGAAGTTTTAGTAGCGGCATATCTT